The stretch of DNA gggatgttttttatgttaaaattatttattattgtcatgtttgtattctttttttatgtactGCATTGACAACAAGcatttcattacacctcggtgtatgtgactaataaagaaacaTTTGAACCTAGTTGCACCGTCTGCCACACTGAGATCAATaactcgatggtcagcatgggctcagtgagtgaaggacctgtctccatgctgcatctctacactaaaGTGAACTAACATTACCACCTCAATGATCAACTGTACTATTTCCATACACTCTTATTCCTCCAATATACAGAGATCTGCTTATCTCCGTGTAGCAACAAAGGACTAAATAAACGACTAAACAAAGCTAAATGAAAAATGAAATCGCCATTGTGAGGCAACACCTCCCAAcactggagggagagagagagaaagagaatgagaGAGCGAAAGATAATTGTGAACAGGGAGAAAGTTGCAATCAGCTGCAATCATGATTTTAATATCAGTTGCTAATCAAGTTAGCATCACTTTTACATGAGGTTATCTAATGTCAAAGGATGAATGCATTTTTTAGTTGAAACACACAAAGTATTTAGCAACCCCAACATTAGTGTTCATCTGTTGATATTTTCCCTTTCAAGTTGCAAATCCTCCGATCCTGATCCAATTCCCGAGGCTGGAGCGTGTCACTGAGGGTCACACGGCACGGTTATGGTGCTCCATGGAGAACGCTGAAGTGGGAAACACTGACGTCCACTGGTACCGAGAACTACCCGGGCAGGACATGGAGTGGGTTTTAACACACGAGGCAGGAGGCAGCGTACGAAGGAGACCAGGCTTCACTGAGCGGTTCCAGCCGTTCAAAGAAACctccaacagcagcttcatcctgaATGTCACAAAAGTGACGCTCAATGACTCTGCCGTCTATTACTGCACAGTGTGGGGAGATATCAGAGGGAACGGAACCCAGCTCAACGTAACCAGTGAGTACAAATTATATTTGGTTTTATTAACCTATGTGTAACTATATTGGGTGTAATTCACTTCCCTTGAATTGGCACATGTACCGGGAGTACTGAAAGAGTAAGGAGATCATACTGGAGCCCAGATTCTGGAGACCAATACATTGTGGCCCCTCACTAATGGTGTGAGCACTGATATGGTAACTGATGTCAGGTCTGGGTTGTGGGAAATAAATTTTAAATGTGCAGTGTGTTCTTCATTGTAGAGAAAACTAGATACTTTGTTCAGTGCTCAGTGTAATAGCAGGGCACTGCTCACAGCAGTTTGAGTTAAGGTACAGGAGAGCAGAACAACAACTTGTCATGGCTTTAGATTAACCAATGCTGCCTCCATATtccaatggttcaatagttctttatttgtcacatatgcaactgtgcagtgaaattatttttgcatatattacaaatGCTGGCggtgccatgttttggcgccttCATTCAAAGTGCAACGTCCGGTCAGCCCACAACTCGATGTACTGGAGTAGTTCCCACGAACCaaagtccctctcctctccttgcccggccatctttgtggccCAGGGATGCCTCCAGCAGACTACCTGGAGGCACTGGAAACATTTCCCTGATTCAACCTCGCACCGGCCCTTGCTCCTTGTGTCTGACGTCTCCAGCTCTCTCCCGGTCATGCCAACCGATGAGCCTTTTGACGGGCTCCCAGTCCCGCCGACCGGCAAACCTTCGGGCTGGTTTTCAACCAGGAATCACTGATAATTGAACCACTCACAGAGCAgaggcaacaacaacaacaacgctGTCACTGGATCCAAGGCCAGGCCTCTAGGACTGGCTGAGAAGAAACAGGTTacacgtggtagtctggcgcgtcgatctctacaaagctgaggccacgcgccaactctcggacacctcctcctacttacccttggaccatggcgccactgacgagcaccaggccaccatatctagcaccatcaccgacttcatcaattcccacgccctgcccgaccaagcttccaacctcatcgttccccagccccgcacggcccgtttttaccttctccccaaaatccacaaacccggctctcccggcagacccattgtctctgcttgttcgtgccccaccgaactcatctccacataccttgactccatactatcccccttggtcaaatcccttcccacctatgttctagacacctcagacaccctccgccgcctccgcgcattccactctctaggcccttaccccctcatcttcaccatggatgtccagtcactctacacctccatcccccaccacgatggcctcaaagccctccggttcttcctcgaccagaggagcaacctatacccagccactgacaccctcctccgcctagcggagttggtcctcacccacaacaactttacgtttgactcctcccatttcctccaaacacaaggcgtagctatgggcacacccaTGGGCCTCAGCtacacctgcctctttgtcgggtacgttgaacaatccttgttcgagacgtaccagggccccatccctgacctctacctccgttacattgacaactgctttggggccacctcctgcacccactcacaactgactgacttcatccacttcaccaccaacttccatccggcactccaatatacctggaccatttccgacacttccctaccattccttgacctcaccatctccatcgcaggggacagacttctggccgacatacactacaaacctactgactcacatggctatctggactacacgtcttcccaccctgccccctgtaaagactccatcccctactcccaattcctccgcctacgccgcatctgcacccaggatgagacgttccacaccagggcatcggaaatgtcctcgttcttcagggaacggggattcccctccgccaccatagatgaggctcgcaccagggtctcatccataccccgcaacactgctctctctccccatccccgcactcgcaacaagggcagagtccccctagtcctcacctttcaccccaccagccggcaaatacaacacataatcctccgccacttccgccacTTGCAACGTGACCCCacgactcgccacatcttcccatccccccctatgtctgccttccgcaaagaccgctccctccgcaactcccttgtcaattcttcccttccctcccgtaccaccccctccccgggcactttccgttgcaaccgcaagaaatgcaacacctgtcccttcacctcccccctcgactcaattcaaggacccaagcagtcgttccaggtgcgacaaaggttcacctgcatctcctccaacctcatctactgcatccgctgctctagatgtcagctgatttacatcggggagactaagcgtaggttgggcgatcgtttcgccgaacacctccgctcagtccgcaataacctacctgaactcccggtggctcagcacttcaactccccctcccattcccaatccgacctctctgtcctgggtctcctccattgccagagtgatcaacaccggaaattggaggaacagcacctcatattccgcctgggttgtttgcgccccgatggcatgaacgttgaattctcccagttttgctagcccttgctgtctcctccccttccttaatcctcgagctgtctcctcccatccccccgccctcgggctcctcctcctccctttttccttccttctcccccccaccccctatcagtctgaagaagggtttcgcccagaaacgtcgcctatttccttcgctccatagatgctgctgcacccgctgagtttctccagcattttgtgtacacgTTGATCACCTGTGTTCATGCCCTCCATCAGGCTGACAGTTCATAGTTGTCTGGATCTGAGTCATTGCTTATCAGCATTGTGTTGATGCGGGCCCCTAATCCATGTTAAATAGTGTGAAGCACGGTTGCAATTCTCCCTCAATATAATTTCCATGTTCCAGTGAAGTAGATAACTCATTGCACCATCGGCAGTAAAGGAAAGATAAGAATCCGACACAAAGGCAGAAAAATAGGGGCGGTGTAAGAACAGAGTCAACGTGGATGTATGAAATGGACATCATGGTTGAGAAATCTTTTAAAGCTCACGTTGTTAGATGTTTGTAACTAGCAAAGTAGGGTAGAATCTCTGGAGGAACTGGAATGAACAGCAGGTATCCAAGCTGAGGGGCTGTGACTAGTGAGAGGTGGAGTACGATTTGGTGCTGGGACCCTCACCTTATCACAATCGAGGATGAGGAGACCAAGTATAACATATCcagggttccagcatctgcagttccttcttgaacacatagcATATTCAGGTTAGTTGTTAGGCGATGCAACATGTGAGGAGGCTTCAAGGGGCACAGACAAGTATAAAGAGCTGGACAAGTCAGATGGACTATATCTTCATTCACTTCTGTAGGAAAAATTGACATGCaaagcattttttttaatgttgtgagaCTAAGGTCAGAAGAATCTGGGTGTTCTCATACATAAAATAACTTAAAGTCAACATGTAGATAGAATGAGCAGTTTGGAAAGCaaataatatgttaaaaaaaaagggaaaagcTGTTGGAGTAACTTAAAAGGTCAGCCAGCaagtccggagaacatggataaatctgACATCCTCGATAATCTTACTCTTCAATTATCCTGAGCCTCCCTGGGAAGTATGTGATGGTATCCACATTTTAGAAACTGTtacacactaaatgctggagaaatatgATGCCTTCCATTGAGCTCTATGTATATTCACACAGATCCCCTGGATGATCCGGTCCTTATCCAGTCTCCGTCAGTCAGCAAGGTGGCAGAGGGTGTAACTGTGCAGTTGCAATGTGTCTTGCACAAAGCTGGTGTGAATGACACTGACGTCCACTGGAACCAGCAGCGACCTGGGAAAAACAGCGAGTGGATAATGAGCCACTTTGTGGATGGCAACGTCACCAGGTCTGGCTGTATCTCTGACCGCTTTAAGTCTTTCAGGAATGCCATGAACAACAATTACATTATGACCATCGCCAATGTCTCCATCAATGACACAGCTGTCTACAACTGCAGTGTGTGGAGTTACATCTATGGAGCAGGGTCCCAGCTCAATGTAACTGGTAAGTCATTATTTGCCTACACTGACGATAACAGCAGCTCACACTTCAACCTTCACGCAATGACTCACCGACACATGGGAATTCTGTGACCACTCCCAGTAAAACAGAGAGTGGGGAAGTTATCCTTGGCGTGTAAAGTGCAACAACTAAGAAATAGATAAGTGTGTGATAGGACGAGTACAAGGGAACAAAAATCAAAAGTGTAAATAGTCTCCGCAAATGGTTTGTGGATGAAAAAGGATTTGCCTTTGGGTTTGAGCTGTCAGAGATGGAAGATATTACCAACTAAAAGCATAACGTCAAATAGTCATaccgcgtggaaacatgcccttctgcccaacttgcccacaccggccaacatgtccagctacactagtcccacctgcctacatttggcccatatccctcctgaAACATATCAGAGTAAGGAGAGAAAGAGGATCACTTCATATGTTGTTAAAAGGAATAGATTAGCTCATAAAATCCAATGGGAGAAGAAAtattatcaatttcttaagaaaaagccAAGCTTGATGTtatgagtttgagtttaatttattgtcacgtgtactaacatacagtaaaaagcttttgcgggctaactagtcagtggaaagacaatacataattacaattgagccatccacagatacacgataaagggaataacgtgaataacgtttagtgctagaTAATGCCAgtgagtccaatcaaagatagttcaaggaTCTCCAATGTAGATAGTAGTCCcagtggaactcagcaggtcagccaacatCTGTGAAGGTAAATGTACAGACAGTGTGTTGGGTCAagacctcttcagactgatggagtaggagaGAGCTGGTGGAAAGTGGTGAGAGAGTAGGGGTGGGGCAAGAGCTTGCAAGTGACTGGTAGACTCGtatattcagaaacaagggtcctgaacttaaagaagggtgactttgagggtatgagacgtgaattggccaagatagactggcaaatgattcttaaagggttgacggtggatatgcaatggaaggcatttaaaagctgcatggatgaactacaacaagtgttcatctcagtttggcaaaagaataaatcagggaaggtagtgcatccgtggataacaagggaaatcagggataatatcaaaacaaaagatgaagcgtacaaattagccagaacaagcagcctaccagaggactgggagaaattcagagtccagcagaggaagacaaaaggcttaattaggaaagggaaaatagattgtgaaagaaaactggcagggaacataaaaactgactgcaaaagtttttatagatatgtgaagaggaaaagattagttataacaaatgtaggtcccttgcagtcagaaacaggcgaattgatcatggggaacaaggacatggcagacctattgaataactactttggttctgtcttcactaaggaagacataaataatctgccggaaatagcaagggaccaggggttaaatgagatggaggaactgagtgaaatccaggttagccgggaagtggtgttaggtaaattgaatagattaaagaccgataaatccccagggccagataagttgcatcccagagtacttaaggaagtagccgcagaaatagtggatgcaatagtgataatttttcaaaactctttagattctggagtagttcctgaggactggagggtagctaatgtaacccccctttttaaaaagggagagagaaaacggggaattacagaccagttagtccaacatcggtggtgggttagttggaggtcttttatgtggtgagtgggggtggggaagggggaaactttaatttttattcacctacctggtcggagaggcagcatccctccaagctgcttcttcgcccagtcctcgcggcctaccatcgagaatggagtggcattttcctgtcgggactggccgggactacagcttcggcagctgcacagcgctgggataccaacaggcagcgagcgatgccttaccgggtcgccgtacggtaagctccggagcgctgtggccgccgactcccaacatcgcagagctgtggctgcgggcggccggccgcaggcggcgctggatttggagcgccgcggagccatggatcgagttcgccgtggtcggagctccaaccggtgcggcctgagggctacaagtgccccggtctccggtctccggggaggaggcagcagtTCCAGaacttccaagccgctgaggaatgtttcacccgacgccggggtTCCATCTTCAcgtcaagagggccctgaaaatcatcggactggctgcaaggccacaaatgggccccgacctcaggtgtttcagaggaagaggacttaactttctggtgcctttccccacagtggaaatttttgattgtgCTGTGGGGGGACATTTGTGTTaaactctaaaatgtgttgtgtccattttctttatttttttatcctttttctctggtttgtatggaaacttattatctaatttatgtaaagcactttgatgtcaatgcgagttgacttaaaacgtgctatatgaatgaaacttacttacttacttacttatagaatttttcgaggatgtaactagtagagtggataagggagaaccagtggatgtgctatatctggattttcagaaggtttTTGACACGGtcctacataagagattagtaaacaaacttaaagcacacggtattgggggttcagtattgatgtgaatagagaactggctgataaacaggaagcaaagagtaggagtaaacgggtccttttcacaatggcaggcagtgactagtggggtaccgcaaggctcagtgctgggatcccagctatttacaatatatattaatgatctggatgagggaattgaatgcaacatctccaagtttgcggatgacacaaagctggggggcagtgttagctgtgaggaggatgctaggaggctgcaaggtgacttggataggttgggtgagtgggcaaatgcatggcagatgcagtataatgtggataaatgtgaggttatccactttggtggcaaaaacaggaaagtagactattatctgaatggtggccgattaggaaaaggggagatacaccagtcattgaaagtaggaatgcaggtgcagcaggcagtgaagaaagcaaatggtatgttagcattcatagcaaaaggatttgagtataagagcggggagattctactgcagttgtacagggtcttggtgagaccacacctggagtattgcgtacagttttggtctcctaatctgaggaaagacattcttgacatagagggagtacagagaaggttcaccagactcattcctgggatggcaggactttcatgtgaagaaagactggatagactcggcttgtacacgctagaattcagaatattgagggtggatcttatagaaacttactaaattcttaaggggttggacaggctagatgcaggaagattattcccgatgttggggaagtccagaactagggggtcacagtttaaggataagagggaagtcttttaggaccgagatgagaaaatcattttttacacagagagtggtgaatctgtggaattctctgccacagaaggtagttgaggccagttcagtggctatatttaagagggagttagatgtggcccttgtggctaaagggatcagggggtatggagagaaagcagggaatggcggtgcaggctcgaagggccgaatggcctactcctgcacctatttttatgtttctatgtttctatatggagggtacacaaaaatgctggagaaactcagaaggtgcagcagcatctatggagcgaagaaaaggcaacgtttcgaaacgttgcctatttccttcgctccataggtgctgctgcacccgctgagtttctccagcatttttgtgtaccttcgattttccagcatctgcagttccttcttaaacatcgtaTATGGAAGGGTTGATTATCAGATGAATGATGTGCAGGAGGGATAGGGGAAGATATTAACAAAGACTGGAGGTGATAAGCGGAAAAAGACAATAGATTACAAATAATGAAATCTGATAAGAAAAGGTTGGAATAAAATGTGGAACCCGAGGGTGGATGGTGAGGTAGATCGGAACCGGAAGATGGAGGTGATGTGGCAGATAAATGTACCCAGAGGGGCTAGGGCTGTGTAATGAATAGCGAGTGGAAAGACAGGTATATGTGagtttttatttttatctgcACCTTTGTTgcttgtcaaatgccttctgaaagtccaaattcACATCAGCTAGTTTTCCCTTATCTGTGCTGCTAACTACAATCCTAAAAAATTAGCTGATTTGTTGAATATGATTTCCTTTACAAAAACATGTTGACTCCACCCTGTCCTGATATATTCCAAATGCCCCACTTActtaataataaattaataatagatTACAGCTCTTCCCTCATCCATGCTTCCCCTCATAATCTTGTGTGGTGATCTACACTCTCAACTCATCCGTCTCACCTCCTGTGCTTCTTGGTTTAAATGCAGTTAAACCTACCAGTCCTCTCAtgctccccctcccatctctgcCAATGCTTCCACTGGACTTGCCTGTTCTATTGTCTACATATGAGTCCGTTGTCATTCTGGGTCCCAACTCCTTGTCTCACTAGTTTAAACTCTCTTGAGTAGCACGAGCAGACCTCTCCACAAACCTATTCAGAACTTTGTTTGGCCCCATGCACAGGTTATATAATATTGCAGGATCACTGAACTCAGTAACATTGTTCTGGTTTAAGTATcacaagggcccattcctgtgctgtgcacACCTATGGCCCTAATCAAAAGGACTCCATATTGCATCCGATAGAATAACTACTTCTTGAGTacagcgtgcacagcctaacaaaacac from Amblyraja radiata isolate CabotCenter1 chromosome 8, sAmbRad1.1.pri, whole genome shotgun sequence encodes:
- the LOC116976518 gene encoding uncharacterized protein LOC116976518; this encodes MENAEVGNTDVHWYRELPGQDMEWVLTHEAGGSVRRRPGFTERFQPFKETSNSSFILNVTKVTLNDSAVYYCTVWGDIRGNGTQLNVTNPLDDPVLIQSPSVSKVAEGVTVQLQCVLHKAGVNDTDVHWNQQRPGKNSEWIMSHFVDGNVTRSGCISDRFKSFRNAMNNNYIMTIANVSINDTAVYNCSVWSYIYGAGSQLNVTDQTYEKLSLKILGGIVACVLVFVLLFVILAIAVCYMKKWVCFQHMFKPKGNSTEDLNPVYSTVTVETKANTEPAPNVTVSEEPEILYADIQFVRQNAKAPTLEVSEETTEYAAIKRA